Proteins co-encoded in one Salvia splendens isolate huo1 chromosome 4, SspV2, whole genome shotgun sequence genomic window:
- the LOC121800839 gene encoding uncharacterized protein LOC121800839, translated as MAMGQPSQGPQRGVEGVNYVQQGGNNRYYNNQRPNYQGGCYNQYGNMGHPNLSYGNPNNALQPPQGFTVTDGMVNDQKKMTTEDILKSFMIQTNKVMEQNNQRMEKVESDVQGMTTHLKNIDIQISQISQTVSANTQPGKFPSNTIINPKDCKAIHLRSGTSYEGPPMPSENEDRVVEKRAEEKELVEENETVQISTPPKENTTVHSPTPPTAHSPAEVRIPYPQRVQKKKTDDQFSRFLDIFRKVNLNIPLVVALQEMPTYAKFLKDVLSKKKRWTDYETANISENCSAIIQKKLPAKLNDPGSFNISCVIGNDRQTKALCDLGASINLMPLSFFRKMKIGTLKPTTITPQMADRTVTYPKGIVEDVLVMVHDFIFPVDFVVLDMEEDMNVPLILGRPFLATGKALIDIAKGELTLHMGNKRHILSIYNAMKSREEEELVMKKECKVVHVVEVQKAQEIESTFGDFSLPQWMLVHVVDQVLKKRLH; from the coding sequence ATGGCGATGGGGCAGCCCTCTCAAGGACCCCAAAGAGGTGTGGAAGGCGTGAATTACGTGCAACAAGGGGGCAACAACAGGTACTATAATAACCAACGCCCTAACTATCAGGGTGGATGTTATAATCAGTACGGGAACATGGGGCATCCCAACCTCTCTTATGGGAACCCCAATAATGCTCTGCAACCACCTCAGGGGTTCACAGTTACTGATGGAATGGTTAATGATCAAAAAAAGATGACCACAGAGGACATACTCAAGTCCTTCATGATTCAGACTAACAAGGTCATGGAACAGAACAACCAAAGGATGGAGAAAGTTGAATCAGACGTGCAAGGAATGACCACTCATCTGAAGAATATTGACATACAGATCAGCCAGATTTCCCAAACTGTGAGTGCTAATACTCAACCGGGAAAGTTTCCATCAAATACTATCATCAATCCCAAGGACTGCAAAGCTATACATCTGAGGAGTGGAACAAGCTATGAGGGACCTCCAATGCCATCTGAAAATGAGGATAGAGTAGTAGAAAAGAGAGCTGAAGAGAAGGAATTGGTCGAAGAAAATGAGACTGTGCAGATTTCTACTCCACCTAAGGAGAACACGACTGTACATTCACCTACACCACCAACAGCTCATAGTCCAGCTGAAGTGAGGATCCCTTATCCTCAACGtgttcagaagaagaagacagatGATCAGTTTTCAAGGTTCTTAGACATCTTTAGGAAGGTTAACTTGAATATCCCATTGGTGGTGGCACTTCAAGAAATGCCTACATATGCAAAGTTCCTAAAAGATGTGCTCTCCAAGAAGAAGAGGTGGACTGACTATGAGACGGCAAACATATCTGAAAATTGTAGTGCCATAATTCAGAAAAAGCTACCGGCCAAGCTTAATGATCCTGGCAGTTTCAACATCTCATGCGTCATTGGAAATGACAGACAGACAAAGGCACTTTGTGATCTGGGGGCGAGCATAAATTTGATGCCATTATCATTTTTCAGGAAGATGAAGATCGGCACTCTCAAGCCGACAACAATCACACCGCAGATGGCAGATAGAACCGTCACCTATCCTAAAGGAATTGTTGAGGACGTTCTTGTGATGGTACACGACTTCATATTTCCCGTCGATTTTGTAGTGTTGGATATGGAAGAAGACATGAATGTACCGCTTATCCTGGGGCGTCCATTCCTTGCAACGGGAAAAGCATTGATAGATATAGCAAAGGGAGAGCTCACTCTTCATATGGGCAACAAACGCCACATCTTATCTATCTACAATGCTATGAAGAGTCGTGAGGAGGAGGAACTTGTTATGAAGAAGGAGTGCAAAGTTGTGCATGTTGTAGAGGTCCAAAAGGCACAAGAAATTGAGTCCACATTTGGGGATTTTTCTTTGCCGCAGTGGATGTTGGTTCATGTGGTGGATCAAGTTCTAAAGAAGAGACTGCATTAA